The nucleotide window TTATTtactatttttgtgtttgtgtgcatgtgtgtgtgtgagtgagtgagtccaTGAGATGGCAATaatcccccctctctctttcactgccttactatttaacatatttacatATGTGCCTTATATACAGTGTGTATGCTTTGCATGACTTCTTTATCCTTTGTCCGAAGTGTCAGTGACACTGTGGCTTTTTAAAGCCTGATTTTCCTAATGCTCCAGGcttatgtgtgtatgtaatgTCCATACACATGAGTGTGTATGCGTTTGTTCTGTAGTGGAAAGTCGGTGACAGTGGTGTGACACACTGTGACACTCCAGGACCTCACGGAATCCCGCCGTGTTTACTGTGTGGTTGCCAGGCAACACAGGACCATGTTGGGAAAaagccacagacagagagagtcgGGCCAGTgtgcagtccccccccccccgtcctcccccaccttcccaccccccaccacctcttTTGAGCAGTTGAAATGCTCTCTGAGAAATGCATCAGAGCACTTCTCATGTTGTCGCCTCTTGGAGATGTTCAGTATGTTCAGTGAGTAACGGCCGGACCTGTTTGTGTCAACAGCCACGTATGTTCAGACACGCCGCCAAGAGCAGCATATGTTTATGTGAGAttgacagcaacacacagatccagagagagagagatgtgtgtgtctgtgaagaggCCTCGTCACCACTGATCAGCAGCAACTCGGTCGTACAAGTTTAACAAAAGATTGTGCTTCTCAttaaaggcagagagagaactTGACTAATGTTTGACtttctagttttttttcagCTGGAAATGGGGCGGGGGCTTGTGATTTTGGTCTCCACTGATGGAATTGAGTTAAGTCTATTTGATTAGTGGTAGATTTTATCGGAGAGAGAAGGCAACGGTTTTGTTTGTGAATTCATGTTATGtaagaagttgtgttttttttcaaatgaatgctATTATACTGCTGCAAGAGCTTTTTTACTGTCCATTTAAGCTTCACCTTTTTTAAAGGACTGATTGATTGTAACTAACaagtaaacaaatgtttaaCTTGAACTAACTATTAAAACACTTTTACGTTCGCAggctgtgaaaatgaaaagttatgttgtttttcattatcattATGAAAGTTAACTCATGAGAAACAGGAGTTGGagagttttacatttttttttcaagtttacatttgaaatataaagcatcatttattaatatattaattgtGCATGATTAATAagtgatttattaatttgtttgtaaTCTTAACAATACTACAAGTCCCAATCGAAACCCAGACTGCAGGAGCCGGGAATCAAACTACTGACCCTCCGTTTAGTGAATGACTCGTTCCTCCTCGTGAGCCTAATCGCAGATTAGGGTGTAGAACCCATACATCAGTACATGGGATCTTAAGACCGAAATTAAATTCAATGCTTTCATTTTATATGTTGAGGATCATATTTGGAGGACAGTGATAGTGAACttgagttattttttatttgttttaggaAGACTATGAGGTATCACCTGATGAAAAACGAAAAAGCAGAGGGAACCAGATCATCAAAACTTTTCTCTCAGAACAAGTAAGTTTCTTTATCTGATACATTCATTAGCctctaaatattatttatttcccagTGTATTTAATAACCTTTTACAGAGATTAATGTTAAATTCAGCAGTCAATAATGCAGAGTTCCAGCTGAATGGAAGACTCCCTCACAAACCACAAGGGTCTAACAAATGTACAATAATAACAGTGCAATCTTTGCACAAATTAATCACTGGAACTTCTGTGCTCAGTGAGTAGTaatgtttgtttctcctcagtCTGAGCCCATGTATGTGATAAAACgtggtgtatttgtgtgtgcgcgcgtatgtgactgtgtgtgtttacatgtgttgaTGTAGTCACCTCAGCGTGTAGACATAGCAGAGGTCTTTGCAGACCAGTGCAGAGAGAACCTCGAGCTCAGTCCATGTAAGGAGATCTTCAGCAGCTGCCGCAAGTGAGTTCCACTCTGTACCTCCCCGCTCACCTGTCGACGGgactctcacctgtctctcctctgtctcttctctttatttattcaccTCGCTCATCGTATTCTCAGTTGTAAGTGTTAAGTCTGAGCCTTGTGTATCTGACCAGGGTCGTTCATGACTACCTGAGTGGAGCTCCGTTTGAAGATTACCAGAACTCCATGCACTTTGACCGGTTCCTGCAGTGGAAGATACTGGAGAGGTCGGTTGGTGCAATTCTTTATTATACTGGACTGATTGTATAGCCATATATTTGACATATTCAAATCCTGACAGCACAATCAGCCGATTGGATTTGGTTAAAAAATTTTgctgataaataaacaaaccaacaaacaaatggacggAGGTGAAAAATTAGCATCCTTGGCAGAGATATATATTCTGTTCAAAGACTTAAAGGCATGTGAGTGAAATATAAGTTggacaaaaaactaaatgttctTAATAAATCAAgaataaaaatacttgggattcattttaaatgttatatttcatttttgggtAGTTAAACAagttagattttttgtttttatatatacactggttatatatttggttttgaaaaacatatatatatatatatataaaatataacattactAGTAAGTATGGCTCCCAGATAAATGTAGTTTAGTAAAAAGTACAGTGTTTAAGATTGACCAAAAAAAATTGTCGTAGTAAAATTGTAATAAGAAAAGCTAACCGTTTTCAAGTTAATATGATGTAGATACTAACACATGTAACATCTGTGACATGGCAGTTGAGAGAGACTCTTTAAAGAGTGTGATGGCTCCCAGCAGGAAAACATTTCCTGCAAAGTGTATGCGAAAGGCAGTTAGAAGTAAACAGCAGGCTCTCAGAGCCGCCTTGATTGCATCTGTGTCTGGAAAGTGAACTTGTGTCTAGGAGGCCCCACCCTGAACAGGAAACAGACCAGGATGGTATTGAGTTCAGTAGATAATATCTCTGTCATAATCAATACTACATGAGCGTCTATTAATGGATTTGGCTGTGACTGTGTTCTGTCAGGCAACCAATCACGAAGGACACATTCAGACAGTACCGAGTACTGGGCAAGGGGGGGTTCGGAGAGGtaagagatgatgatgatgatgatgatgatgatgatgaagcctATTGTCATTTGAATAGTGGTAATATTTGAGGGTTTTTTTTCAGGTGTGTGCCTGCCAGGTCAGAGCGACGGGGAAGATGTACGCCTGcaagaagctggagaagaagaggataaagaagaggaaaggagagtCGATGGCGTTCAACGAGAAACAGATTCTAGAGAAAGTCAACAGTAGATTTGTTGTGAGTGAACGAAAAGAAGTGTTATTTGCAGCACAGTGCACTCAAGAACTTGTCTGTTCTCGGTCTAAGCACTGTGCCGACGTGTCTTCCAGGTGAGCTTAGCATATGCATACGAGACCAAAGACGCTCTGTGTCTGGTGCTGACCCTCATGAACGGCGGAGACCTGAAGTTTCACATCTACAACATGGGCACGCCGGGATTCGAGAAGGACAGGGTCCAATTTTATGCAGCTCAGATCTGCTGTGGACTGGAGGACCTGCACAGGGAATGTATTGTCTACAGGTAGCACTGTCTTGAATAAATGTTGAAGAGGATCGTGTTTTACTGAATTATGTCTGAGTGTGCATTGATACTTTTGTTCTTCGACACCTTGCTGACCACTGTGAATTCTTTCAGGGACCTGAAACCGGAGAATATCCTATTAGATGACAATGGTGAGTTTATTGTATTCAACAGCATTTTCGATCTGCTGCTGATGCACAATTTTAGACGACTTTTCGTTAACCGCAGGACTTATCTAAAAGTATAACATTTTAATGCTCATCGCTGTTGTAGGACACATCCGTATTTCTGATTTGGGGCTGGCCATCAAAGTGCCTAAAGGGGACCTCATCCGAGGCAGGGTTGGGACTGTTGGTTATATGGGTAAGAGACATTTCAGTCAACATTTCTGTAAATTTAAAGCAAATGCAAGTGCATAAACACAACAACTTGTTTCCCATTCCTCTCTAGCTCCGGAGGTGATAAACAATGAAAAGTACGGCATGAGTCCTGATTGCTGGGGTCTGGGATGTCTCGTCTACGAGATGACCGCTGGACGATCGCCCTTCCGCGCCCGCAAAGAGCGAGTGAAGCgggaagaggtggagaggagggtgcaggaggaagaggaagagtacAGCGACAAGTTTACAGAGGACACCAAGGCCATCTGTAGAATGGTGAGGTTTGAAGCAAGGATGTTTGTACAGAGACAAGGGATGAATCCTATCAAAACGATAACAACAATTTGAACAATgattcttctttgtttcctctcgCCCAGCTGCTGACCAAAGACCCTAAGCAGAGGCTGGGGTGCCAGGCAGATGGAGCAGCGGGT belongs to Platichthys flesus chromosome 3, fPlaFle2.1, whole genome shotgun sequence and includes:
- the grk5l gene encoding G protein-coupled receptor kinase 5 codes for the protein MELENIVANTVLLKAREGGGGKRKGRSKKWKEILRFPHISQCTELGNSIERDYVSFCEKQPIGRLLFRLYCETRPKLQRCIQLLDAMEDYEVSPDEKRKSRGNQIIKTFLSEQSPQRVDIAEVFADQCRENLELSPCKEIFSSCRKVVHDYLSGAPFEDYQNSMHFDRFLQWKILERQPITKDTFRQYRVLGKGGFGEVCACQVRATGKMYACKKLEKKRIKKRKGESMAFNEKQILEKVNSRFVVSLAYAYETKDALCLVLTLMNGGDLKFHIYNMGTPGFEKDRVQFYAAQICCGLEDLHRECIVYRDLKPENILLDDNGHIRISDLGLAIKVPKGDLIRGRVGTVGYMAPEVINNEKYGMSPDCWGLGCLVYEMTAGRSPFRARKERVKREEVERRVQEEEEEYSDKFTEDTKAICRMLLTKDPKQRLGCQADGAAGIKAHPFFKKINFKRLEAGIVEPPFVPDPRAVYCKDVLDIEQFSTVKGVNLDQTDNDFYSKFTTGCVSIPWQNEMIETECFRDLNVFGPQGARPPDLDWNQPPEPPRRSLLDRIFRRHHPEESISHSRVQSSSVNSVDSMSNSAP